The Comamonas endophytica sequence CGCGCGCATGGGCGATGCGAAAAGCATCGACTACATGCTCGGCATTCTGCACGACCCCTGGCAGAAGATGCACATGGGCATCACCGCCGAGAACGTCGCCACGCGCTACCGCATCAGCCGCGAGCAGCAGGACCAGCTGGCGCTGCAAAGCCAGCAGCGCGCGGCCGCGGCCATTGCCGCGGGCTACTTCAAGGAACAGATCGTTCCCGTGGAAATCGCCACGCGCAAGGGCACGGTGACCTTCGATACGGATGAGCATGTGCGTGCCGCCACCACGCTGGAAGTGCTGGCCGGCATGAAGCCCGCGTTCCAGAAGGAGGGAGGCAGCGTCACCGCTGGCAACGCCTCGGGCCTCAACGACGGCGCCGCCGCCATGGTGCTGGTCGCAGGCGAGCGCCTGGCCGGCCTGAACGCCAAGCCGCTCGCGCGCCTGGTCGGTTATGCGCATGCGGGCGTCGAGCCGGCGTACATGGGCATCGGCCCCGTGCCCGCCACGCAGAAGGTGCTGGCGCGCACCGGCCTGAAGATTGCAGACATGGACGTGATCGAAGCCAACGAGGCATTTGCCGCCCAGGCCTGCGCCGTGATCCAGGAACTGGGCCTGGACCCGGCCAAGGTCAATCCCAACGGTTCCGGCATCTCCCTGGGCCACCCCGTGGGCGCGACCGGCGCGATCATCGCGACCAAGGCCATCGCCGAGCTGCACCGCACGGGCGGGCGCTATGCGCTGGTGACGATGTGCATCGGGGGTGGGCAGGGGATTGCGGCGGTGTTCGAGCGGGTGTGAATGAACCTTGCTCGAGGAACTTTCGTCCAGAGTTTGACGAGGCTTGAGGACAGGTCCTTCACCCTTCGACAAGCTCAGGGCGAACGGTTTTTACGTTCGTCCTGAGCCTGTCGAAGGATGGACGGCCAGCCTCCAGATGGAAAAAAGAGCCGCATCCAGCGGCTCCTTTTCATCGTGCGAACGCCTTAAAACGGCGCCGATTCCGGATCCGAATCCTCCGGCGCCTCCTTCGGCCCCGTCACCGCCACCAGCTTGCCCTTGGCCGCCGCGGCGCGCACTGCCAGCGTCTCGGCGGGTGCGGCTTTCTCCAGCGCCGCCGGCAACCCTTCTCCCAGCGCCGTGCGCCCTTCCCCGCCCAGGGCCTCGATCAGATCCGGCAGCAGTTTGCTCAGCTCGCCTGTCGCGATAGCCACATCGGCATCGAAACCGCCATCGTCCTTGGACTGGCCGTCGAACACCGTCTCCAGGAAGGTGATCTTCTTGACCTGCAGTCCCTCGGTCAGCAGCAGCGAGACGCGGTCGTCCCAGGTCAGCGCCAGCTTGGTCGGCAGCTTGCCGGCCTCGATATGCGCCTTGACCTCCTCGATGTCCAGCGGATGGCGTGCATAGCGCACCACAGACTTGGCCTCGTCGGCGCTCTTGAGCTCGCATTCCTGGTCGATGGTGAAGCCCACCGGCGGCTCCTGGCTCGACAGCCAGTGCGCCATGGCCGCCTGCGCCGCGGTCTGCGTATCGAGCAGTGCCACGGCAAACCCCGGCAGGCCGTCGACCAGCAGCGTCACCACCTCGTCCGCGCGCGCCTGGCTGCCCGTGTCCAGCACCAGAAAGCGCGCCTCGGGGTCGATCCAGATCCACATGCCGCCCTGCTTGGTGAAGGCCATGGGCAGCAGGTCGAGCTTGGCTTCGTCCTTGAGCTCCTGCTTTTCCTTCTTGCCCGGCTTGCGGCCCGAGTTGCGCTCGATGGCCTCGGCCTTTTCCTGCACCTTGCGGTTGAGCACGCTGGCCGGCAGCATCTTGCTTTCGCTCATGAAGCGCAGGATCCACTGCCCTCCGACCGATTCGGCAAAAGCGCCCTCGGCCTCGCCGCGCGGCGGCACCCAGCCGGCGGAGCGCTCCTGCGTGGCGCCGCACTCGGTGAACGGCGTGCGCGCCAGCGCCTCCTCCACCTGCTCCAAAGTACCCTGCCATTGCTCGGCAATGCGGTACACGATCATGTTCTTGAACATCCCAAACCCTTAACTCATGCAGCAGGGAAGGCGTGCCCCGCCCTGCCCGGTGACGATCGACATCACACTGGTTGACTGAAAAATCGATGGCTTGCGGCGCCGGCCCGGCAAGGCCCGCACGCCCTGCGCCTGTAAAGCAAGCTTTGCAGGCCACAGCGCAACTTGGCACTACTTTACACAGCATCACGCACTCCACACGCCAGCGATACAAGCGCCGCGCAAACTGGCATCCAACGCTGAAGTTTCCCTGCTGCAGCGTCCCTCCACCAAGAAAGGACTCCTCACATGGCTATCTTCCAACGCACCCTGACTGCCACCGCTGCCGCCGCCACCGTCTTCGCCGCGCTGGCCATGCCCGTGTGGGCCCAGGCACCTGCCGCCACCGGCCCCGCGGCCGAACCCGCTGCCCGCACCGCACCGGCCCACCAGCCGCGCGACCGTGCAGCGCATGAAAAGCGCATGGCCGAGAAGGCGCAGAAATTCCAGGCGGCATTGCAGCTGACCGAAGCCCAGCAAGCCGACTGGAACCGCTACCGCGAAGCCATCAAGCCCGTGCGACCGGCCAAGCATCTGGACCGCGAGAGCTTTGCCAAGCTCACGACGCCGCAGCGCATCGACCACATGCAGCAGCGCCGCGCGGAGCGCAACGCCCAGGCGGACCGCCGCGCCGAAGCCACCAAGGCTTTCTACGCCACGCTGACGCCCGCGCAGCAGAAGACTTTCGATGCGCAGACCCTGCGCCACGGCCCGCACGGCAAGCGCCACGGCCCGCATGGCCATGGCAAGCACCACGCGCCCGCTCAGGCTGCGGCACCTGCCGCAGCCGGCGCCGCGCGCTGAAGAAGCGTCAAGCCATCACGGCTTGCCACGACTGCAAAGCAGGCCCTCGGGCCTGCTTTTTTTTGGGCTCCCGTCCTGCGCCGGGCAAAGTGAGCGCAAGCCTGCAAATCATGCGACAAATGCTGTCACGCCAATGGCCTCAACCTCCCTACACTTGTATAAAAGAGTAATCGATCGTCCTCTGGAGTTGCCACAATGCGTTTGAAGAATTTTCGGCGTTTCGTATTTACATGGACGACAGGCACCGCACTGGGTCTGGTGAGTTTGGGAGCCCTAGCCCAGGGCGCACCGGTATTCAATGACCATTCGCCCAGCTGGTACGTACAGGGAGCGGTGGCGGAAAACGATGCCTATTCGGCCAGCCTGGGAGCCACCCTGCCCTGGCGCCAATGGAGTTATGCGCTGGGTTCGGGCCAGATCACGGGGCACTGGGATCTGTTTGCCAGCCATTGGTCCAGTCGCAT is a genomic window containing:
- a CDS encoding acetyl-CoA C-acyltransferase family protein — encoded protein: MTTREIFVVGSARTAIGTFGGSLKDVPNTQLATTAVKAAIERSGLEPQAVGHVVIGNVIPTDTRDAYLSRVAAVDAGCPIETPAFNVNRLCGSGLQAIVSAAQAIALGDCDVAIGGGSESMSRGPYFDTAARWGARMGDAKSIDYMLGILHDPWQKMHMGITAENVATRYRISREQQDQLALQSQQRAAAAIAAGYFKEQIVPVEIATRKGTVTFDTDEHVRAATTLEVLAGMKPAFQKEGGSVTAGNASGLNDGAAAMVLVAGERLAGLNAKPLARLVGYAHAGVEPAYMGIGPVPATQKVLARTGLKIADMDVIEANEAFAAQACAVIQELGLDPAKVNPNGSGISLGHPVGATGAIIATKAIAELHRTGGRYALVTMCIGGGQGIAAVFERV
- a CDS encoding recombination-associated protein RdgC, whose amino-acid sequence is MFKNMIVYRIAEQWQGTLEQVEEALARTPFTECGATQERSAGWVPPRGEAEGAFAESVGGQWILRFMSESKMLPASVLNRKVQEKAEAIERNSGRKPGKKEKQELKDEAKLDLLPMAFTKQGGMWIWIDPEARFLVLDTGSQARADEVVTLLVDGLPGFAVALLDTQTAAQAAMAHWLSSQEPPVGFTIDQECELKSADEAKSVVRYARHPLDIEEVKAHIEAGKLPTKLALTWDDRVSLLLTEGLQVKKITFLETVFDGQSKDDGGFDADVAIATGELSKLLPDLIEALGGEGRTALGEGLPAALEKAAPAETLAVRAAAAKGKLVAVTGPKEAPEDSDPESAPF
- a CDS encoding Spy/CpxP family protein refolding chaperone, with translation MAIFQRTLTATAAAATVFAALAMPVWAQAPAATGPAAEPAARTAPAHQPRDRAAHEKRMAEKAQKFQAALQLTEAQQADWNRYREAIKPVRPAKHLDRESFAKLTTPQRIDHMQQRRAERNAQADRRAEATKAFYATLTPAQQKTFDAQTLRHGPHGKRHGPHGHGKHHAPAQAAAPAAAGAAR